In a genomic window of Tissierella sp. Yu-01:
- a CDS encoding DUF927 domain-containing protein has product MALKKAKRYELPDTQIDKANEKNLVQTGGNSVSNIGTTIKFPPNRVFGNTEDTSSINIEYINQNIDTDKYTSILRYFFKGKEHKLEVNRSSYLRKNEIIKLQDFGLQVTERNAHDIIKQLEIAERNAPINKVHSKIGFDIYDRNYVFKHSRGVNVYSSYIGKLDISPKGDYGTWYKNLHENVIGNIPLEAMLVVGFSSAIVGLLSILSNKDSLVVHLSGDSTTGKTTASMLAISIWGNPSTKISNGLSTTWNTTENAMFHNIVGNHGLAVLFDEVSMNNSLDFTKFIYKFTGNKDKSRLNKESKLEVAGTWGTVIITNGEFSLLIKSKKNTGAQLRIIDFNNIAWTKDAISADEINQCILENYGHAGTIFVGKLLEMKVDDIHDEIIELKEYTVEQMKEKGVKDKYVERRSLNYAILMYTAYKVSELLSIPLHIEDIWNFLMDNEKESIEGRDLQNKAYTYFLEQVNINHNKFIHSDSMQTSNPIDIKNSGYEIMGKINVLTKENYNEICIFQNYFNELMKNGGFEDSKIILKKWKDEGILDCEADRYTRKRTLIPSMGAVPIYVIRVKKEDFSDKDRSIF; this is encoded by the coding sequence ATGGCACTAAAAAAGGCTAAGAGATATGAACTTCCAGATACACAGATCGATAAGGCAAATGAGAAGAATTTAGTACAAACAGGGGGAAACTCAGTAAGCAACATAGGAACCACAATAAAATTCCCACCCAATAGGGTGTTTGGTAATACTGAGGATACTTCATCGATTAATATCGAATATATTAATCAAAACATAGATACAGATAAGTATACGTCAATATTAAGGTATTTTTTTAAAGGTAAAGAACACAAACTAGAAGTTAATAGGTCAAGCTATCTACGTAAAAATGAGATTATTAAACTTCAAGATTTTGGACTTCAAGTAACTGAGCGTAATGCTCATGATATTATTAAGCAACTAGAGATTGCAGAAAGGAATGCACCAATAAATAAGGTACATTCAAAAATTGGATTTGATATTTATGATAGAAATTATGTTTTTAAGCACTCCAGAGGTGTTAATGTATATTCCTCATATATAGGGAAGTTAGATATATCGCCTAAAGGGGATTATGGCACATGGTATAAAAATCTACATGAAAATGTAATAGGGAATATACCACTTGAAGCTATGTTGGTAGTTGGTTTTTCTTCTGCAATTGTTGGATTATTAAGTATATTATCAAATAAAGATTCTCTTGTTGTACATCTTTCAGGAGATAGTACTACTGGTAAGACTACTGCTTCAATGCTAGCCATTTCAATTTGGGGGAATCCTAGCACTAAAATATCAAATGGTCTGTCTACTACTTGGAATACAACTGAAAACGCTATGTTCCATAATATTGTTGGAAATCACGGATTAGCAGTTCTCTTTGATGAGGTATCAATGAATAATTCATTAGATTTTACTAAGTTCATATATAAATTTACGGGAAATAAAGACAAATCAAGATTAAACAAAGAATCTAAATTGGAAGTTGCTGGAACATGGGGAACTGTTATAATAACCAATGGTGAATTTTCACTGCTAATAAAATCTAAGAAAAATACAGGAGCACAATTGCGTATCATAGATTTTAATAATATTGCATGGACTAAGGATGCAATAAGTGCTGATGAAATTAATCAATGTATTTTAGAAAACTATGGACATGCAGGTACTATATTTGTTGGAAAGTTACTTGAAATGAAGGTAGATGATATACATGATGAGATTATAGAATTGAAGGAGTACACAGTTGAACAAATGAAGGAAAAGGGGGTTAAGGATAAATATGTGGAAAGAAGATCATTGAATTATGCAATACTAATGTATACAGCTTATAAAGTAAGTGAGCTTTTATCAATTCCATTGCACATTGAAGATATATGGAATTTTTTAATGGATAATGAAAAGGAATCAATTGAGGGTAGAGACTTGCAAAACAAAGCATACACATACTTTTTAGAGCAAGTAAATATAAATCATAATAAGTTTATACATTCAGATTCAATGCAAACTTCTAATCCTATAGATATAAAGAATTCTGGTTATGAAATTATGGGGAAGATAAATGTATTAACAAAAGAAAACTATAACGAAATATGCATATTTCAAAATTATTTTAATGAATTAATGAAGAACGGAGGATTTGAGGACTCTAAAATCATTCTTAAAAAGTGGAAAGATGAAGGCATACTTGATTGTGAGGCTGATAGATATACTAGAAAAAGGACTTTAATACCAAGTATGGGTGCTGTTCCAATCTATGTTATAAGGGTTAAGAAAGAAGATTTCAGTGATAAAGATAGATCCATTTTCTAG
- a CDS encoding helix-turn-helix domain-containing protein, with translation MKMEGNNILNEYPDVLNAKMIAKSLGIGYVKALNLIKYGGIKYIKIGNVYRVPKTCFIDWLCNGSSKEIQF, from the coding sequence ATGAAAATGGAAGGTAATAACATATTAAATGAATACCCAGATGTATTAAATGCAAAAATGATTGCAAAATCATTAGGGATTGGATATGTAAAAGCACTTAATCTAATAAAATATGGTGGCATTAAATATATTAAAATTGGTAATGTATATCGAGTACCTAAAACATGTTTCATTGATTGGTTGTGTAATGGAAGCAGCAAAGAAATACAATTCTAA
- a CDS encoding tyrosine-type recombinase/integrase: MASGHIRKREYKSGVSWQIVIENGVDSVGNRIRKYKTVKGTKKEAQKVMTKMLNELNNGTFIEPTKTTLGQYMKEWMETYIEPNLSPTTLVSYKANVDGHIIPKLGHIPIQNLNAIDIQRFYNELSKEINPRTKKPLSARTIEHIHANLKSALKQAVKLGLIEKNPADATTIQRAKDYKATVYDEDEVKNLFKYVKGTRLEVPVVLAVGLGLRRGEVLGLRWSSIDFKEKKIKIETSLAYVNKEFIFKSPKSAAGERTLVMPESLIELLKKHHKEQSLIKLALGESYQNSDLVCCKEDGSPIIPGTFSHIFTDFLKDYGLKEIRFHDLRHTHASLLLKYGIAAKVASTRLGHSSIGITLDLYSHIYSEAEVEVANKIESGIFQNQAI; this comes from the coding sequence ATGGCAAGTGGGCACATAAGAAAAAGAGAATATAAAAGTGGTGTATCTTGGCAAATAGTTATAGAAAATGGAGTTGATTCAGTAGGTAATAGAATAAGAAAGTATAAGACTGTTAAGGGAACAAAGAAAGAAGCTCAAAAAGTAATGACTAAGATGTTGAATGAGCTCAATAATGGAACTTTTATAGAACCAACTAAAACAACACTAGGGCAGTACATGAAAGAATGGATGGAAACATATATAGAACCAAATTTATCTCCCACAACATTGGTTAGTTACAAAGCTAATGTTGATGGTCATATCATACCTAAATTGGGGCATATCCCTATCCAAAATCTAAATGCAATTGATATACAAAGATTCTACAATGAACTTTCAAAAGAGATTAATCCAAGAACAAAAAAACCTCTATCTGCTAGAACAATAGAGCATATACATGCAAATTTAAAATCTGCATTAAAGCAAGCAGTCAAATTAGGATTAATTGAAAAGAATCCAGCTGATGCTACTACAATACAAAGGGCTAAAGATTATAAGGCAACTGTTTATGATGAAGATGAGGTGAAAAACCTATTTAAATATGTCAAGGGAACAAGATTAGAAGTTCCTGTAGTATTAGCTGTAGGTTTAGGATTGAGAAGAGGTGAGGTATTAGGTTTAAGATGGTCATCGATTGATTTTAAAGAGAAGAAAATAAAAATAGAAACAAGCTTAGCCTATGTAAATAAAGAATTTATTTTCAAATCTCCAAAGAGCGCTGCTGGAGAAAGAACATTAGTTATGCCAGAATCTCTAATAGAACTTCTAAAAAAGCATCATAAAGAGCAGAGCCTGATCAAACTGGCATTAGGTGAGTCTTACCAAAATAGTGATTTAGTATGTTGTAAGGAAGATGGAAGTCCTATAATCCCTGGTACCTTTTCTCATATATTTACGGATTTCTTGAAAGATTATGGTCTTAAAGAAATCAGATTCCATGACCTTAGACATACCCATGCATCGCTCCTATTAAAGTACGGTATAGCCGCAAAGGTAGCTTCAACACGATTAGGGCATTCTTCAATTGGGATTACATTAGATTTATATTCACACATATATAGTGAGGCAGAAGTTGAAGTAGCAAACAAAATTGAAAGTGGCATATTTCAAAATCAAGCTATCTAA